The genome window CAAGCTCGTGGTCGAACATTGCCTGTAACACCGAGGGAAGGCTCTCATCCTGTTCGACGAGGTACAGGAACTCGTCGAGAACGATAATCGCGTCCTGTTCGGCGAGATATCCGAGGATCTCTTCCCAGTCTTCCCGTATCCGAGTCACGCCTGGGTAGGAGTCCGCGGCCGCGTCGATGAACTGCTGGAGCTGGAGAGCACTCGTTTTCTGCTTCGCTTGATAAACGACGGCGTCATCATATTGATTGAGGGACTGCTTGACGAGGGCGGTCTTACCGAGCCGCCGTCGACCGTATATCACCGCGAGTTCGGCATCGTCTGATTCGTAGAGATCCCTGAGCCGTGAGAGTTCCTCACTCCGGTTTACGAAGCCCGGCATAGCTACTCCTACTCTCCCTCGATTTATAATACCTTCTCTTATCGTACTTCAGAGTACGATACTTTGAAGTATCATATTTTGCGTGGCTATTCCGTCTCTGGACGATTCAGGAACGGGGAGAAAGCGCTGAGTCGAATAGCTAGCGTTCGAGAGTCAGAATCGTGCCGCGTGTCTCACTGTGTATCTTTCAGTTCCTTGATCCGTTCAAGATCATCTGTGATTGATTCTACAGAGGCGTCTTCGCCATATTCAACGAAGGCAGCAATCGCTAAGGCCCGAACGAAGTCGTTGTTACTGTGTTTGATCAGTCGCTCTAACTGCTGCTTGTTTTCCCGCACGTACTCACTCGGCGGAAGGCTGTCATCGTCGTATCCGACCATACCTGAATTAGAAGAAGGATGGTACTCTACGTGCCGAGAATAAAGTAACTTCACCGCCGAAAACTATTAACTGCTCATTCTGAACGCCACGGAGACGTGCCCTAACTGGGTATCCGAACTTAGAAAACACGCAAGTCGAGCGACTCACCACCAGGGAACAATGGCAGAATTAACTTCGGAATTAACAGTTCTACCCTGGCTATCATATTTACCTCTGGACCGGGGAAGTCGCCTTGTAATGAATGAGAACGAGTTCGACCAACTACTCAAACAGAAATACGCACAGGTGGTGCTGAAAGAATTACTGGAGGCTGACGGCTACAGTTGTGCGTTTAGTGCGCTTCGAGAGGAAGTCAACGCGATTACAACAGATGACTCACGTGGTGCTAAAGAAACGATTCAGGGAAGCGAGTACTCTCCTGCTTCCTTGAGCTCGTTGCTTTCGGCGGCAAAGGACGCAGGCATCGCGGATCAGTATCTTACTGATGACGGCCAGATCCGCTGGCGACTACGCCCCTCGGAATTGTCCCGATCTCAAATAAACGAAATCAAGGCCAGAACCCACCAGAGCAGGAGCCACACGGACACCTCAAGCGTTGACTTATACCAGAAACGCCACACAGAGTCCGTGTTCCAATAAACAGTCTGATGACTGAATAGTCTGCTTCGGCAACGCGCTGTCAGCTATAGCCAAGAGGACGGCCAGCCGTTCGGTCGTATAAACATTCCGCTGGTGAAGTGACTTCTCCCACGAGTCGGCGATTACCCCTCCGGCCGAACGATGGGTTGCGTCATGCAAGAACCGAATGACGACCCAGGGACGATACTCCGCTGGGAAGACCACATCGTACCGATTCTAGAACATCCAGCCATCCACATTCGAGACAAAGCCCTCGTCGCAGTCGGGTGGGAAGCACATCCACGACCAGTTGAAGTTCAACAGCTGAGCTTCAGCGACGTGGAAGACAAAGGCGACCACATGACGATCCTACTCACCGGCCCGCAGGGACGTGACCGAAAACTCATGATCGTCGGATCGGCACCCTACCTGAGAAAGTGGATTCAAGCGGAACACCCGGTCGTCGAATTGCTCGCAGACGATGCCGAACCGCTAAAAGATGCCGCACCAGGAACGCTGGTCTGGACCGGAACGGAACGGAACCACTACCTCTCCTCGGCCGAGTTTCTGAGCATTACGGAGCGAGCCCGCAAGCGCGCTAATGTCACGGCAGAAGTCACGCTGGAGAAGCTCCGAAAGTCACGAGCGAAACAACTGGCTGCCAAACTCGCCTTGGACAATCGTATTCTTCGAGAGAGGTTCGGATGGATACGCCACGTGCGCATGGAGGACATCGAATCGTTCATAGACAACAGTTCCGACGAAGACATCAAGCCGCGCCCACCCATCCAGTGTTCGGACTGTGGTGCGTGGAGACCACGACATCAACCGTGCCTCTGGTGTGATGCCGGTCGCTCATAAATCGTCTTTGGCTGCGGCTTTGGCGAAGTGATTTCTGATTTGCTTTTCGCTCTGTCGAGATCCTCAGCCGCTGATAGCTTTTTCAGGCCGTGCTGAATACAGCGCGCATATTCATCACAGTGTTCGAACCGGTAGTGTGGGGTCTATTCTATCCTACCCCCATTTGTGTCTATCACACGGGTGGAGACTACGGAAGCTGAAATGACGTCAAGCATGGTGATATCGCTGGAGGGAGCGTCATCACTAAGAAATCAGATGGAGAATAGATGTCGATGTCGCTCGTGGGTTTCGATATTATCGATCCCCCGTGCGAAGCAGTATTTATTAGGCACTATATAAAAATCTAAGAGGATGTCCCAAATCCAGGAGCTCAATCTCATCTGCCCGTCATAACAATCGAAATGGCTTATGACCGACAGCATCATAACAGATGATGAACTTTGGCGGATTGGACGGTGGGGGGTTGCACGAAGAGGGCTCCGTCCGGTAATTTGTCTACCCGAGAGTCACGCACGAAGACTGCTCAATACAAAAGATATCCTTGAGGTTGCCGGAATTATACTATATTTGATTTCTACGGGCCTATTTTTTACAGATATCTTAGGTGCCGAGTTCCCGATATTGATTGGTGGTGCCGTGATTGTATTGAGGGGAGTGGTCATACTAGTTAGCTTTTCAATCGTAGCTCGAACAGTTGTTTGGCACATCTCCACGAGACCTCAGGGAGACGATCAGATTGAGGGCCGGGGTATGAGCTTGCGGGCGGAGGTGAAAGATGCAGGCCTACACATCCTGATAAAAAATTACAGAGCAATGAGTGTTGATTTTAGGATTGGTGTCCAGTCCCAATCGGGAATGATCTCCGCCAGGGGAGATGATCACAATTGGGTCATTCCTCCTCAGATGGCAAGGCCGGGAGAGGGTTTTGACGAAACCGAACTCGTCATTGATCTCGATAAAGTTGGGACTGGTGGGGCCCAAGACGACATATTGGAAGTAACTGTAGATGCCAACCCCACGTCTCCTTCGGT of Haloarcula sp. DT43 contains these proteins:
- a CDS encoding tyrosine-type recombinase/integrase, whose amino-acid sequence is MQEPNDDPGTILRWEDHIVPILEHPAIHIRDKALVAVGWEAHPRPVEVQQLSFSDVEDKGDHMTILLTGPQGRDRKLMIVGSAPYLRKWIQAEHPVVELLADDAEPLKDAAPGTLVWTGTERNHYLSSAEFLSITERARKRANVTAEVTLEKLRKSRAKQLAAKLALDNRILRERFGWIRHVRMEDIESFIDNSSDEDIKPRPPIQCSDCGAWRPRHQPCLWCDAGRS